The Anolis carolinensis isolate JA03-04 chromosome 2, rAnoCar3.1.pri, whole genome shotgun sequence genome has a window encoding:
- the LOC100551906 gene encoding zinc finger protein 850: MDRGHSSTEVLQEEQGQEASPDYGQKRGPSRGSHGMSLRSSQRRAKDGGGRRGGGGLERQPRKDRTLPDQDEGASQATNQKEIHTGKKPECGKSFTESGSVHSYPRTHPVKKPYECLECGKSFTRREHLQTHHRIHTGEKPYKCLECGKSFTRREHLQRHHRIHTGEKPYKCLECGKSFADNGGLRSHLRTHTGEKPYECLECGKSFADSRHLRSHQRTHTGEKPYKCLECGKSFIQKRHLQTHHRIHTGEKPYKCLECEKSFTENRHLRSHLRTHTGEKPYKCLECGKSFTENRHLRSHLRTHTGEKPYKCLECGKSFTESGGLRSHQRTHTGEKPYKCLECGKGFAYDSALAGHLKIHTGEKPFTCPQCGNNFRSSSSLKSHQKVHTREKLYVCPECGSSFAHKGTLITHRRLHTGEKPYECSDCGKTFHQRPHLVVHRRVHTGEKPYQCDDCGKTFTQRSHLTVHRRIHTGERPYACTVCGKAFKTDLALQYHQRTHTGEKPYKCLECGKSFTQSAALFTHRKTHTGEKPYSCFECGKSFRCGPDLTSHQRTHSREKPYRCSECGQSFSHNTSLAAHKKVHKEGNPGWEICSLASLSDYGRKRGCFQGPHGMSLRSSQWRAKDGGGRRGGGNLEKQPRKDRTLPDQDEGASQATNQKGICTGKKPECGKSFTESGGVHSYPRTHPVEKTYTCLECGKSFTQIKCLQKHHRIHTGEKPYKCLECGKSFTQSGSLRSHQRTHTGEKPYKCLECGKGFAYDSALAEHLKIHTGEKPFTCPQCGNNFRSSSSLKSHQKVHTREKLYVCPECGRRFAHSLTLITHRRVHTGEKPYECLECGKTFHQKPHLVVHRRVHTGEKPYQCAECGKTFTQTSHLTVHRRIHTGERPYGCTACGKAFTTGTTLTDHQRTHTGEKPYACLECGKSFTQNSALNLHRKIHTGEKPYSCFECRKSFRCGPDLTVHQRIHSGEKPYQCSECGQSFRNGSNLTVHQRSHSGEKPYQCSECGQSFSYSGNLAAHKRVHKEGNP, from the exons GAAATTCATACAGGGAAGAAaccagagtgtggaaagagcttcactgaaaGCGGAAGCGTACATTCATATCCAAGAACACACCCTGTGAAGAAACCttatgaatgcctggagtgtgggaagagcttcactcGGAGGGAACATCTACAGACACATCACAGAATTCACACTGgcgagaaaccctataaatgcctggagtgtgggaagagcttcactcGGAGGGAACATCTACAGAGACATCACAGaattcatactggggagaaaccctataaatgcctggagtgtgggaagagcttcgctgacaatggaggtctacgttcacatctaagaacccacactggggagaaaccctatgaatgcctggaatgtgggaagagcttcgcTGACAGTAGGCATctgcgttcacatcaaaggacccataccGGAGAGAAGCcctacaaatgcctggagtgtgggaagagcttcattcagaagagacaTCTACAGACACATCAcagaattcacactggggagaaaccctacaaatgcctggagtgtgagaAGAGCTTCACGGAGAATAGACATCTACGTTCACATCTAagaacccacactggggagaaaccctataaatgcctggagtgtgggaagagcttcacggAGAATAGACATCTACGTTCACATCTAagaacccacactggggagaaaccctataaatgcctggagtgtgggaagagcttcactgagagtggaggtctacgttcacatcaaaggacccacacgggagagaagccctacaaatgcctggagtgtgggaaaggcTTTGCTTATGATTCTGCTCTGGCTGGGCACCTGAAgatccacactggggaaaaaccctttaCGTGTCCGCAATGTGGAAACAACTTCCGTAGTAGTTCTAGCCTCAAATCCCACCAGAAGGTTCACACCAGAGAGAAACTCTATGTGTGTCCTGAATGTGGAAGCAGCTTTGCTCATAAGGGAACCCTAATTACACACCGGCGGCTTCACACGGGGGAAAAGCCATACGAATGCTCTGATTGTGGGAAGACCTTCCATCAGAGACCGCACCTCGTCGTTCACCGGAGAGTTCAtacgggggagaagccctaccAGTGTGATGACTGTGGAAAAACCTTTACTCAGAGAAGCCACCTTACCGTCCACCGgagaatccacacaggagagagaccTTACGCATGCACAGTATGTGGGAAGGCTTTTAAAACAGACTTGGCCCTTCAGTATCACCAAagaacccacactggggagaagccttaTAAATGTTTGGAGTGCGGGAAAAGCTTCACTCAGAGCGCAGCCCTTTTTACGCATCGGaaaacccacactggggagaagccgtatTCCTGCttcgagtgtggaaagagcttcagatgTGGGCCGGATCTCACTTCTCACCAGAGGACCCATTCTAGAGAGAAGCCATATCGATGCTctgagtgtggacagagtttcagTCATAACACGAGCCTTGCTGCGCATAAAAAGGTTCATAAGGAAGGGAA TCCTGGCTGGGAGATCTGCTCCCTTGCTTCCCTCTCTG ATTATGGCCGGAAGAGAGGTTGTTTTCAGGGTCCGCATGGGATGTCCTTGAGATCCTCTCAGTGGAGAGCGAAGgacggaggaggaagaagaggaggaggaaacttGGAGAAGCAGCCGAGGAAGGACAGGACCCTCCCGGATCAGGACGAAGGTGCTTCTCAAGCCACAAATCAGAAG GGAATTTGTACAGGGAAGAAaccagaatgtggaaagagcttcactgaaaGTGGAGGCGTACATTCATATCCAAGAACACACCCTGTGGAGAAaacctatacatgcctggagtgtgggaagagcttcactcagaTAAAGTGTCTACAGAAACATCAcagaattcacactggggagaaaccctataaatgcctggagtgtgggaagagcttcactcagagtggaagtctgcgttcccatcaaaggacccacaccggagagaagccctacaaatgcctggagtgtgggaaaggcTTTGCTTATGATTCTGCTCTGGCTGAGCATCTGAAgatccacactggggaaaaaccctttaCGTGTCCGCAATGTGGAAACAACTTCCGTAGTAGTTCTAGCCTCAAATCCCACCAGAAGGTTCACACCAGAGAGAAACTCTATGTGTGTCCCGAATGTGGAAGACGCTTTGCTCATAGCTTGACCCTAATTACACACCGGCGGGTTCACACGGGGGAAAAGCCATACGAATGCTTAGAATGTGGGAAGACCTTCCATCAGAAACCGCACCTCGTCGTTCACCGGAGAGttcatacaggggagaagccctaccaGTGTGCCGAGTGCGGAAAAACCTTTACTCAGACAAGCCACCTTACTGTCCACCGgagaatccacacaggagagagaccTTACGGATGTACGGCATGTGGGAAGGCATTTACAACGGGGACGACCCTTACTGACCACCAAAGaacccacacgggagagaagccctACGCATGTTTGGAGTGCGGGAAAAGCTTCACCCAGAACTCAGCCCTGAATTTGCATCGGAaaatccacactggggagaagccgtatTCTTGCTTTGAGTGCAGAAAGAGCTTCAGATGTGGGCCGGATCTCACTGTTCACCAGAGGATCCATTCtggagagaagccatatcaatgctctgagtgtggacagagtttcagAAATGGGTCTAATCTCACTGTTCACCAGAGGAGCCATTCtggagagaagccatatcaatgctCTGAGTGTGGGCAGAGTTTCAGTTACAGTGGAAACCTTGCTGCGCATAAAAGGGTTCATAAAGAAGGGAATCCATAG